A single genomic interval of Pan paniscus chromosome 18, NHGRI_mPanPan1-v2.0_pri, whole genome shotgun sequence harbors:
- the CASKIN1 gene encoding caskin-1 isoform X2 has protein sequence MGKEQELVQAVKAEDVGTAQRLLQRPRPGKAKLLGSTKKINVNFQDPDGFSALHHAALNGNTELISLLLEAQAAVDIKDNKGMRPLHYAAWQGRKEPMKLVLKAGSAVNIPSDEGHIPLHLAAQHGHYDVSEMLLQHQSNPCMVDNSGKTPLDLACEFGRVGVVQLLLSSNMCAALLEPRPGDATDPNGTSPLHLAAKNGHIDIIRLLLQAGIDINRQTKSGTALHEAALCGKTEVVRLLLDSGINAHVRNTYSQTALDIVHQFTTSQASREIKQLLREASAALQVRATKDYCNNYDLTSLNVKAGDIITVLEQHPDGRWKGCIHDNRTGNDRVGYFPSSLGEAIVKRAGSRAGTEPSLPQGSSSSGPSAPPEEIWVLRKPFAGGDRSGSISGMAGGRGSGGHALHAGSEGVKLLATVLSQKSVSESSPGDSTAKPPEGSAGVARSQPPVAHAGQVYGEQPPKKLEPASEGKANLAVWLSMIGLAQYYKVLVDNGYENIDFITDITWEDLQEIGITKLGHQKKLMLAVRKLAELQKAEYAKYEGGPLRRKAPQSLEVMAIESPPPPEPTPADCQSPKMTTFQDSELSDELQAAMTGPAEVGPTAEKPSSHLPPTPRATTRQDSSLGGRARHMSSSQELLGDGPPGPSSPMSRSQEYLLDEGPAPGTPPREARPGRHGHSIKRASVPPVPGKPRQVLPPGTSHFTPPQTPTKTRPGSPQALGGPHGPAPATAKVKPTPQLLPPTERPMSPRSLPQSPTHRGFAYVLPQPVEGEVGPAALGPAPLPVPTAVPTLCLPPEADAEPGRPKKRAHSLNRYAASDSEPERDELLVPAAAGPYATVQRRVGRSHSVRAPAGADKNVNRSQSFAVRPRKKGPPPPPPKRSSSALASANLADEPVPDAEPEDGLLGVRAQCRRASDLASSVDTGSAGSVKSIAAMLELSSIGGGGRAARRPPEGHPTPRPASPEPGRVATVLASVKHKEAIGPGGEVVNRRRTLSGPVTGLLATARRGPGESADPGTFVEDGTGRQRPRGPSKGEAGVEGPPLAKVEASATLKRRIRAKQNQQENVKFILTESDTVKRRPKAKEREAGPEPPPPLSVYHNGTGTVRRRPASEQAGPPELPPPPPPAEPPPTDLAHLPPLPPPEGEARKPAKPPVSPKPVLTQPVPKLQGSPTPTSKKVPLPGPGSPEVKRAHGTPPPVSPKPPPPPTAPKPVKAVAGLPSGSAGPSPAPSPARQPPAALAKPPGTPPSLGASPAKPPSPGAPALHVPAKPPRAAAAAAAAAAPPAPPEGASPGDSARQKLEETSACLAAALQAVEEKIRQEDAQGPRDSAAEKSTGSILDDIGSMFDDLADQLDAMLE, from the exons ATGGGGAAGGAGCAGGAGCTGGTGCAGGCGGTGAAGGCGGAGGACGTAGGGACCGCGCAGAGGCTGCTGCAGAGGCCGCGGCCCGGGAAGGCCA AGCTCCTGGGTTCCACCAAGAAGATCAATGTCAACTTCCAGGACCCGGATGG CTTCTCGGCTCTGCACCACGCGGCCCTGAACGGCAACACGGAATTGATCAGCCTGCTGCTGGAGGCCCAGGCCGCTGTGGACATCAAGGACAACAAAG GCATGCGGCCGCTGCACTATGCGGCCTGGCAGGGCCGGAAGGAGCCCATGAAGCTGGTGCTGAAGGCGGGCTCGGCCGTGAACATCCCGTCTGATGAGGGCCACATCCCCCTGCACCTGGCGGCCCAGCATGGTCACTATGATGTG TCTGAGATGCTGCTACAGCACCAGTCTAACCCGTGCATGGTGGACAACTCGGGGAAGACGCCCCTGGACCTGGCCTGCGAGTTCGGCCGCGTTGGG GTGGTCCAGCTGCTCCTCAGCAGCAATATGTGTGCGGCGCTGCTGGAGCCCCGGCCGGGAGACGCCACCGACCCCAACGGCACCAGCCCTTTGCACCTCGCAGCCAAAAACGGCCACATCGACATCATCAG GCTCCTCCTCCAAGCCGGCATCGACATTAACCGCCAGACCAAGTCCGGCACGGCCCTGCACGAGGCTGCGCTCTGCGGAAAGACGGAGGTGGTGCGGCTGCTGCTGGAT AGCGGGATCAATGCCCATGTGAGGAACACCTACAGCCAGACAGCCCTGGACATCGTGCACCAGTTCACCACGTCCCAGGCCAGCAGGGAGATCAAGCAGCTGTTGCGAG AGGCCTCAGCGGCCCTGCAGGTCCGGGCGACCAAGGATTATTGCAACAATTACGACCTGACCAGCCTCAACGTGAAGGCAGGGGACATCATCACA GTCCTCGAGCAGCATCCGGATGGCCGGTGGAAGGGCTGCATCCATGACAACCGGACGGGCAATGACCGGGTGGGCTACTTCCCGTCCTCCCTGGGCGAGGCCATTGTCAAGCGAGCAG GTTCCCGAGCAGGCACTGAACCAAGCCTGCCCCAGGGAAGCAGCTCATCGGGACCCTCTGCACCCCCAGAGGAGATCTGGGTGCTGAGGAAGCCTTTTGCAG GTGGGGACCGAAGCGGCAGCATTAGCGGCATGGCTGGCGGCCGGGGCAGCGGGGGTCACGCCCTACACGCGGGCTCTGAGGGCGTCAAG CTCCTGGCAACGGTGCTTTCCCAGAAGTCCGTCTCTGAGTCCAGCCCGGGGGACAGCACCGCCAAGCCTCCGGAAGGCTCTGCAG GTGTGGCCCGGTCCCAGCCTCCAGTGGCCCACGCCGGGCAGGTCTATGGGGAGCAGCCACCCAAGAAGCTGGAGCCAGCATCGGAGGGCAAG GCTAACCTGGCTGTGTGGCTGTCCATGATTGGCCTGGCCCAGTACTACAAGGTGTTGGTGGACAATGGCTACGAGAACATTGATTTCATCACCGACATCACCTGGGAGGACCTGCAGGAGATCGGCATCACCAAGCTGG GGCACCAGAAGAAGCTGATGCTCGCTGTGAGGAAGCTGGCAGAGCTGCAGAAGGCTGAATACGCCAAGTATGAGGGGGGCCCCCTGCGCCGGAAGGCGCCCCAATCTCTTGAAGTGATGGCCATCGAGTCGCCGCCCCCACCTGAGCCCACACCGGCCGACTGCCAGTCCCCTAAAATGACCACCTTCCAGGACAGCGAGCTCAGTGACGAGCTGCAGGCTGCCATGACTGGCCCGGCTGAGGTGGGGCCCACCGCTGAGAAGCCCTCCAGCCACCTGCCACCCACCCCGAGGGCCACCACGCGgcaggactccagcctgggtggtcgGGCACGGCACATGAGCAGCTCGCAGGAGCTGCTGGGAGATGGGCCCCCTGGGCCCAGCAGCCCCATGTCTCGAAGCCAGGAGTACCTCCTGGATGAGGGCCCCGCCCCCGGCACCCCGCCCAGGGAGGCCCGGCCCGGCCGCCACGGCCACAGCATCAAGAGGGCCAGCGTGCCCCCCGTGCCTGGCAAGCCACGGCAGGTCCTCCCACCAGGCACCAGCCACTTCACGCCCCCCCAGACGCCCACCAAAACCCGACCGGGCTCTCCCCAGGCCCTTGGGGGACCTCATGGTCCAGCCCCAGCTACGGCCAAGGTGAAGCCCACCCCGCAGCTGCTGCCACCGACAGAGCGCCCCATGTCACCCCGCTCCCTGCCTCAGTCACCGACGCACCGCGGCTTTGCCTACGTGCTGCCCCAGCCCGTGGAGGGCGAGGTGGGGCCGGCTGCCCTGGGGCCTGCGCCCCTACCCGTGCCGACGGCTGTGCCCACACTGTGCCTGCCCCCCGAGGCCGACGCGGAGCCGGGGCGGCCCAAGAAGCGGGCCCACAGCCTGAATCGCTATGCGGCGTCCGACAGTGAGCCGGAGCGGGACGAGCTGCTGGTGCCTGCGGCTGCCGGCCCCTATGCCACGGTCCAGCGGCGCGTGGGCCGCAGCCACTCAGTGAGGGCGCCCGCAGGTGCCGACAAGAACGTCAACCGCAGCCAGTCCTTTGCCGTGCGGCCCCGAAAGAAGGGGCCCCCGCCGCCCCCACCCAAGCGCTCCAGCTCGGCCCTGGCTAGTGCCAACCTGGCGGATGAGCCGGTGCCAGACGCCGAGCCTGAGGATGGCCTGCTGGGGGTCCGGGCACAGTGCCGGCGGGCCAGTGACCTGGCCAGCAGCGTGGACACAGGCAGTGCCGGCAGTGTGAAGAGCATCGCGGCCATGCTGGAGCTGTCCTCCATTGGGGGTGGGGGCCGGGCTGCCCGCAGGCCTCCTGAGGGCCACCCCACTCCCCGCCCTGCCAGCCCAGAGCCGGGCCGGGTGGCCACCGTGCTGGCCTCAGTGAAACACAAAGAGGCCATCGGGCCTGGCGGGGAGGTGGTGAACCGGCGCCGCACGCTCAGCGGGCCAGTCACCGGACTTCTGGCCACTGCCCGCCGGGGGCCTGGGGAGTCGGCAGACCCAGGCACCTTTGTGGAGGATGGCACTGGCCGGCAGCGGCCTCGGGGTCCCTCCAAGGGCGAGGCGGGTGTCGAAGGCCCACCCTTGGCCAAGGTGGAAGCCAGCGCCACACTCAAGAGGCGCATCCGGGCCAAGCAGAACCAGCAGGAGAACGTCAAGTTCATCCTGACCGAGTCCGACACGGTCAAGCGCCGGCCCAAGGCCAAGGAGCGGGAGGCCGGGCCTGAGCCACCACCGCCACTGTCCGTGTACCATAATGGCACTGGCACCGTGCGCCGCCGACCGGCCTCGGAGCAGGCTGGGCCTCCGGAGCTGCCTCCACCGCCCCCGCCTGCCGAACCCCCGCCCACCGACCTGGCGCACCTACCCCCATTGCCCCCGCCCGAGGGCGAAGCCCGGAAGCCGGCCAAGCCGCCTGTCTCTCCCAAGCCCGTCCTGACGCAGCCTGTGCCCAAGCTCCAGGGCTCGCCCACACCCACCTCCAAGAAGGTGCCGCTGCCAGGCCCTGGCAGCCCAG AGGTGAAGCGCGCCCACGGCACGCCGCCGCCCGTGTCTCCcaagccgccgccgccgcccacAGCGCCCAAGCCCGTCAAGGCGGTCGCGGGGCTGCCTTCGGGCAGCGCCGGCCCTTCAC
- the CASKIN1 gene encoding caskin-1 isoform X1 has protein sequence MGKEQELVQAVKAEDVGTAQRLLQRPRPGKAKLLGSTKKINVNFQDPDGFSALHHAALNGNTELISLLLEAQAAVDIKDNKGMRPLHYAAWQGRKEPMKLVLKAGSAVNIPSDEGHIPLHLAAQHGHYDVSEMLLQHQSNPCMVDNSGKTPLDLACEFGRVGVVQLLLSSNMCAALLEPRPGDATDPNGTSPLHLAAKNGHIDIIRLLLQAGIDINRQTKSGTALHEAALCGKTEVVRLLLDSGINAHVRNTYSQTALDIVHQFTTSQASREIKQLLREASAALQVRATKDYCNNYDLTSLNVKAGDIITVLEQHPDGRWKGCIHDNRTGNDRVGYFPSSLGEAIVKRAGSRAGTEPSLPQGSSSSGPSAPPEEIWVLRKPFAGGDRSGSISGMAGGRGSGGHALHAGSEGVKLLATVLSQKSVSESSPGDSTAKPPEGSAGVARSQPPVAHAGQVYGEQPPKKLEPASEGKSSEAVSQWLTAFQLQLYAPNFISAGYDLPTISRMTPEDLTAIGVTKPGHRKKIAAEISGLSIPDWLPEHKPANLAVWLSMIGLAQYYKVLVDNGYENIDFITDITWEDLQEIGITKLGHQKKLMLAVRKLAELQKAEYAKYEGGPLRRKAPQSLEVMAIESPPPPEPTPADCQSPKMTTFQDSELSDELQAAMTGPAEVGPTAEKPSSHLPPTPRATTRQDSSLGGRARHMSSSQELLGDGPPGPSSPMSRSQEYLLDEGPAPGTPPREARPGRHGHSIKRASVPPVPGKPRQVLPPGTSHFTPPQTPTKTRPGSPQALGGPHGPAPATAKVKPTPQLLPPTERPMSPRSLPQSPTHRGFAYVLPQPVEGEVGPAALGPAPLPVPTAVPTLCLPPEADAEPGRPKKRAHSLNRYAASDSEPERDELLVPAAAGPYATVQRRVGRSHSVRAPAGADKNVNRSQSFAVRPRKKGPPPPPPKRSSSALASANLADEPVPDAEPEDGLLGVRAQCRRASDLASSVDTGSAGSVKSIAAMLELSSIGGGGRAARRPPEGHPTPRPASPEPGRVATVLASVKHKEAIGPGGEVVNRRRTLSGPVTGLLATARRGPGESADPGTFVEDGTGRQRPRGPSKGEAGVEGPPLAKVEASATLKRRIRAKQNQQENVKFILTESDTVKRRPKAKEREAGPEPPPPLSVYHNGTGTVRRRPASEQAGPPELPPPPPPAEPPPTDLAHLPPLPPPEGEARKPAKPPVSPKPVLTQPVPKLQGSPTPTSKKVPLPGPGSPEVKRAHGTPPPVSPKPPPPPTAPKPVKAVAGLPSGSAGPSPAPSPARQPPAALAKPPGTPPSLGASPAKPPSPGAPALHVPAKPPRAAAAAAAAAAPPAPPEGASPGDSARQKLEETSACLAAALQAVEEKIRQEDAQGPRDSAAEKSTGSILDDIGSMFDDLADQLDAMLE, from the exons ATGGGGAAGGAGCAGGAGCTGGTGCAGGCGGTGAAGGCGGAGGACGTAGGGACCGCGCAGAGGCTGCTGCAGAGGCCGCGGCCCGGGAAGGCCA AGCTCCTGGGTTCCACCAAGAAGATCAATGTCAACTTCCAGGACCCGGATGG CTTCTCGGCTCTGCACCACGCGGCCCTGAACGGCAACACGGAATTGATCAGCCTGCTGCTGGAGGCCCAGGCCGCTGTGGACATCAAGGACAACAAAG GCATGCGGCCGCTGCACTATGCGGCCTGGCAGGGCCGGAAGGAGCCCATGAAGCTGGTGCTGAAGGCGGGCTCGGCCGTGAACATCCCGTCTGATGAGGGCCACATCCCCCTGCACCTGGCGGCCCAGCATGGTCACTATGATGTG TCTGAGATGCTGCTACAGCACCAGTCTAACCCGTGCATGGTGGACAACTCGGGGAAGACGCCCCTGGACCTGGCCTGCGAGTTCGGCCGCGTTGGG GTGGTCCAGCTGCTCCTCAGCAGCAATATGTGTGCGGCGCTGCTGGAGCCCCGGCCGGGAGACGCCACCGACCCCAACGGCACCAGCCCTTTGCACCTCGCAGCCAAAAACGGCCACATCGACATCATCAG GCTCCTCCTCCAAGCCGGCATCGACATTAACCGCCAGACCAAGTCCGGCACGGCCCTGCACGAGGCTGCGCTCTGCGGAAAGACGGAGGTGGTGCGGCTGCTGCTGGAT AGCGGGATCAATGCCCATGTGAGGAACACCTACAGCCAGACAGCCCTGGACATCGTGCACCAGTTCACCACGTCCCAGGCCAGCAGGGAGATCAAGCAGCTGTTGCGAG AGGCCTCAGCGGCCCTGCAGGTCCGGGCGACCAAGGATTATTGCAACAATTACGACCTGACCAGCCTCAACGTGAAGGCAGGGGACATCATCACA GTCCTCGAGCAGCATCCGGATGGCCGGTGGAAGGGCTGCATCCATGACAACCGGACGGGCAATGACCGGGTGGGCTACTTCCCGTCCTCCCTGGGCGAGGCCATTGTCAAGCGAGCAG GTTCCCGAGCAGGCACTGAACCAAGCCTGCCCCAGGGAAGCAGCTCATCGGGACCCTCTGCACCCCCAGAGGAGATCTGGGTGCTGAGGAAGCCTTTTGCAG GTGGGGACCGAAGCGGCAGCATTAGCGGCATGGCTGGCGGCCGGGGCAGCGGGGGTCACGCCCTACACGCGGGCTCTGAGGGCGTCAAG CTCCTGGCAACGGTGCTTTCCCAGAAGTCCGTCTCTGAGTCCAGCCCGGGGGACAGCACCGCCAAGCCTCCGGAAGGCTCTGCAG GTGTGGCCCGGTCCCAGCCTCCAGTGGCCCACGCCGGGCAGGTCTATGGGGAGCAGCCACCCAAGAAGCTGGAGCCAGCATCGGAGGGCAAG AGCTCCGAGGCCGTGAGCCAGTGGCTCACCGCGTTCCAGCTGCAGCTCTACGCCCCCAACTTCATCAGCGCCGGCTACGACCTGCCCACCATCAGCCGCATGACTCCTGAG GACCTCACGGCCATTGGTGTCACCAAGCCGGGCCACCGGAAGAAGATCGCAGCAGAGATCAGCGGCCTAAGCATCCCCGACTGGCTGCCTGAGCACAAACCC GCTAACCTGGCTGTGTGGCTGTCCATGATTGGCCTGGCCCAGTACTACAAGGTGTTGGTGGACAATGGCTACGAGAACATTGATTTCATCACCGACATCACCTGGGAGGACCTGCAGGAGATCGGCATCACCAAGCTGG GGCACCAGAAGAAGCTGATGCTCGCTGTGAGGAAGCTGGCAGAGCTGCAGAAGGCTGAATACGCCAAGTATGAGGGGGGCCCCCTGCGCCGGAAGGCGCCCCAATCTCTTGAAGTGATGGCCATCGAGTCGCCGCCCCCACCTGAGCCCACACCGGCCGACTGCCAGTCCCCTAAAATGACCACCTTCCAGGACAGCGAGCTCAGTGACGAGCTGCAGGCTGCCATGACTGGCCCGGCTGAGGTGGGGCCCACCGCTGAGAAGCCCTCCAGCCACCTGCCACCCACCCCGAGGGCCACCACGCGgcaggactccagcctgggtggtcgGGCACGGCACATGAGCAGCTCGCAGGAGCTGCTGGGAGATGGGCCCCCTGGGCCCAGCAGCCCCATGTCTCGAAGCCAGGAGTACCTCCTGGATGAGGGCCCCGCCCCCGGCACCCCGCCCAGGGAGGCCCGGCCCGGCCGCCACGGCCACAGCATCAAGAGGGCCAGCGTGCCCCCCGTGCCTGGCAAGCCACGGCAGGTCCTCCCACCAGGCACCAGCCACTTCACGCCCCCCCAGACGCCCACCAAAACCCGACCGGGCTCTCCCCAGGCCCTTGGGGGACCTCATGGTCCAGCCCCAGCTACGGCCAAGGTGAAGCCCACCCCGCAGCTGCTGCCACCGACAGAGCGCCCCATGTCACCCCGCTCCCTGCCTCAGTCACCGACGCACCGCGGCTTTGCCTACGTGCTGCCCCAGCCCGTGGAGGGCGAGGTGGGGCCGGCTGCCCTGGGGCCTGCGCCCCTACCCGTGCCGACGGCTGTGCCCACACTGTGCCTGCCCCCCGAGGCCGACGCGGAGCCGGGGCGGCCCAAGAAGCGGGCCCACAGCCTGAATCGCTATGCGGCGTCCGACAGTGAGCCGGAGCGGGACGAGCTGCTGGTGCCTGCGGCTGCCGGCCCCTATGCCACGGTCCAGCGGCGCGTGGGCCGCAGCCACTCAGTGAGGGCGCCCGCAGGTGCCGACAAGAACGTCAACCGCAGCCAGTCCTTTGCCGTGCGGCCCCGAAAGAAGGGGCCCCCGCCGCCCCCACCCAAGCGCTCCAGCTCGGCCCTGGCTAGTGCCAACCTGGCGGATGAGCCGGTGCCAGACGCCGAGCCTGAGGATGGCCTGCTGGGGGTCCGGGCACAGTGCCGGCGGGCCAGTGACCTGGCCAGCAGCGTGGACACAGGCAGTGCCGGCAGTGTGAAGAGCATCGCGGCCATGCTGGAGCTGTCCTCCATTGGGGGTGGGGGCCGGGCTGCCCGCAGGCCTCCTGAGGGCCACCCCACTCCCCGCCCTGCCAGCCCAGAGCCGGGCCGGGTGGCCACCGTGCTGGCCTCAGTGAAACACAAAGAGGCCATCGGGCCTGGCGGGGAGGTGGTGAACCGGCGCCGCACGCTCAGCGGGCCAGTCACCGGACTTCTGGCCACTGCCCGCCGGGGGCCTGGGGAGTCGGCAGACCCAGGCACCTTTGTGGAGGATGGCACTGGCCGGCAGCGGCCTCGGGGTCCCTCCAAGGGCGAGGCGGGTGTCGAAGGCCCACCCTTGGCCAAGGTGGAAGCCAGCGCCACACTCAAGAGGCGCATCCGGGCCAAGCAGAACCAGCAGGAGAACGTCAAGTTCATCCTGACCGAGTCCGACACGGTCAAGCGCCGGCCCAAGGCCAAGGAGCGGGAGGCCGGGCCTGAGCCACCACCGCCACTGTCCGTGTACCATAATGGCACTGGCACCGTGCGCCGCCGACCGGCCTCGGAGCAGGCTGGGCCTCCGGAGCTGCCTCCACCGCCCCCGCCTGCCGAACCCCCGCCCACCGACCTGGCGCACCTACCCCCATTGCCCCCGCCCGAGGGCGAAGCCCGGAAGCCGGCCAAGCCGCCTGTCTCTCCCAAGCCCGTCCTGACGCAGCCTGTGCCCAAGCTCCAGGGCTCGCCCACACCCACCTCCAAGAAGGTGCCGCTGCCAGGCCCTGGCAGCCCAG AGGTGAAGCGCGCCCACGGCACGCCGCCGCCCGTGTCTCCcaagccgccgccgccgcccacAGCGCCCAAGCCCGTCAAGGCGGTCGCGGGGCTGCCTTCGGGCAGCGCCGGCCCTTCAC